A region from the Vicia villosa cultivar HV-30 ecotype Madison, WI linkage group LG3, Vvil1.0, whole genome shotgun sequence genome encodes:
- the LOC131656294 gene encoding amino acid transporter AVT1I-like, whose product MATEQDDRYSSIQVPLLNDEKLNDSNTLKAVHHVGNASLFKTCFHLLNAISGVGIVSIPYALASGGWLSIFLLFTIALACCYTGTLVKKCMDMDPNIRTFPDIGEHAFGSKGRLFVSIIMNSELYLAVTGFLILEGDNLNKLIPNVEIQIGELTIGGTTLFTMVTCLVILPTVLFEDMSLLSYVSAGGALASSIFIVSLLWNGAIDGTGFHGKGRVLNWSGIPSAVSLYAFCYSAHPVLPTLYNSMKNKSHFSRVLIISFSACTFGYAAAAILGYLMFGQEVESQVTLNLQTGKLSSRVAIYTTLVNPIAKYALMLTPVINAIKAKVSCNKRATHMIISTSLLVSSLVIAVTIPLFGYLMSLVGALLSVSASILVPSICYLKISGAYKRFGSGMIINYSIIVMGVAIAVFGTYRSLVDIIQNL is encoded by the exons ATGGCTACTGAGCAAGATGATAGATATTCCTCCATTCAAGTACCACTTTTGAATGATGAAAAACTGAATGATTCAAATACTTTAAAAGCAGTTCATCATGTGGGCAACGCTTCTTTGTTCAAGACATGCTTTCATCTACTCAATGCTATCTCAG GAGTTGGCATTGTTTCAATACCATATGCCCTAGCATCAGGAGGATGGTTAAGCATATTTCTTCTATTTACAATAGCTCTAGCATGTTGTTACACGGGCACATTGGTTAAAAAATGCATGGACATGGATCCTAATATCAGAACCTTTCCGGACATAGGTGAACATGCGTTTGGATCGAAAGGAAGGTTATTCGTATCGATAATCATGAATTCGGAACTGTATTTAGCAGTAACCGGTTTTCTAATTTTGGAAGGTGATAATCTGAACAAACTGATACCGAATGTGGAAATTCAGATAGGAGAGTTAACAATTGGTGGGACAACATTGTTTACTATGGTTACTTGTTTGGTTATTTTGCCTACTGTTTTGTTTGAGGATATGAGTTTGTTGTCATATGTTTCTGCTGGTGGTGCTTTGGCTTCTTCGATTTTCATTGTTTCGTTGTTGTGGAATGGTGCAATTGATGGAACTGGTTTTCATGGAAAAGGAAGGGTTTTGAATTGGAGTGGAATTCCTTCGGCGGTTAGTTTGTATGCTTTCTGTTATAGTGCTCATCCTGTTCTTCCTACTCTCTACAATTCCATGAAGAACAAAAGTCATTTCTCCCGG GTCCTAATCATAAGCTTTTCAGCATGCACGTTTGGTTACGCAGCAGCAGCAATTCTAGGCTACTTAATGTTCGGACAAGAAGTCGaatcacaagtaactctaaatcTCCAAACAGGAAAGTTAAGTTCAAGAGTAGCAATATACACAACCCTAGTCAATCCAATAGCAAAATACGCATTAATGCTCACACCAGTAATAAATGCAATAAAAGCAAAGGTTTCATGCAACAAAAGGGCCACGCATATGATTATTAGTACATCTTTACTAGTAAGTTCTCTTGTTATAGCAGTTACAATTCCTTTATTTGGATACCTTATGTCACTTGTTGGAGCATTGTTGAGTGTCTCAGCTTCAATTTTAGTGCCATCCATTTGTTACTTGAAGATTTCAGGAGCTTACAAGAGATTTGGAAGTGGAATGATTATTAATTATTCGATAATTGTAATGGGAgttgctattgctgtttttggtACTTATAGGTCTCTTGTGGATATAATTCAAAACTTGTAA